One genomic window of Monodelphis domestica isolate mMonDom1 chromosome 1, mMonDom1.pri, whole genome shotgun sequence includes the following:
- the NKX1-2 gene encoding NK1 transcription factor-related protein 2, whose amino-acid sequence MLACQNSGAKVAPGHHKISFSILDILDPQKFTRRRGPGARGGLCASREQEKSLGQTEAAEMEPGNQSEAEISDSGTVSVLAGSVEEEDEEEEDEEEEEEEEEEEEEEEEEDGEKAEAEGEVSGFARGRRDRRDRAGAGESLHDSGVRAPGPVREGSSPPSSPSSLPPPPAPPRPPKRRRPPESSGSEGSGGSSGGGGCAKPRRARTAFTYEQLVALENKFRATRYLSVCERLNLALALSLTETQVKIWFQNRRTKWKKQNPGADGPAAMPAPPAASSGQAAGRSPSPPGPSALHFQTFPPYSAANVLFPAAAAASFPLTAAAAAAGSPFGPFLGSTYLSPFYAPHL is encoded by the exons ATGCTGGCATGTCAGAACAGCGGGGCCAAAGTGGCCCCTGGCCACCACAAGATCTCCTTCTCCATCCTAGACATCCTGGACCCGCAGAAATTCACCCGGAGGAGGGGCCCCGGAGCCCGGGGTGGCCTCTGCGCCTCCCGCGAGCAAGAGAAAAGTTTGGGGCAGACGGAGGCTGCCGAGATGGAGCCCGGCAACCAGAGCGAGGCCGAGATCTCCG ATAGCGGAACAGTGAGCGTCCTGGCCGGTTCCGTGGAGGAGGAGGACGAAGAGGaagaggacgaggaggaggaggaggaggaggaagaagaagaggaagaagaggaagaggaagacggAGAGAAGGCCGAGGCGGAGGGGGAAGTTTCGGGGTTCGCGCGGGGCCGGCGGGACCGGCGGGACCGGGCGGGGGCCGGCGAGAGCCTCCACGACAGCGGGGTGCGGGCGCCGGGTCCAGTCCGTGAGGGTTCCTCACCGCCATCATCACCTTCGTCTCTGCCGCCTCCGCCGGCGCCCCCTCGTCCCCCGAAGCGCCGGCGGCCCCCCGAGAGCAGCGGCAGTGAGGGCAGTGGCGGAAGCAGCGGCGGCGGGGGCTGTGCCAAGCCCCGGCGGGCTCGCACCGCCTTCACGTACGAGCAGCTCGTGGCACTGGAGAACAAGTTCCGCGCCACTCGCTACCTGTCGGTGTGCGAGCGCCTCAACCTGGCGCTGGCTCTCAGCCTCACGGAGACGCAGGTGAAGATCTGGTTCCAGAACCGCCGCACCAAGTGGAAGAAGCAGAACCCCGGCGCCGACGGCCCCGCCGCGATGCCCGCCCCGCCGGCCGCCTCCTCCGGGCAGGCGGCCGGCCGCAGCCCCAGCCCGCCCGGCCCCAGCGCCCTGCACTTCCAGACGTTCCCGCCCTATTCGGCGGCCAACGTCCTTTTcccggccgccgccgccgcctccttcCCTCTGACGGCGGCAGCCGCAGCGGCCGGGAGCCCCTTCGGCCCCTTCCTGGGCTCCACCTACCTGAGCCCGTTTTATGCCCCGCACCTCTGA